One segment of Eschrichtius robustus isolate mEscRob2 chromosome 3, mEscRob2.pri, whole genome shotgun sequence DNA contains the following:
- the SIKE1 gene encoding suppressor of IKBKE 1, producing the protein MSCTIEKILTDAKTLLERLREHDAAAESLVDQSAALHRRVAAMREAGTALPDQYQEDASDIKDLSKYKPHILLSQENTQIRDLQQENRELWVSLEEHQDALELIMSKYRKQMLQLMVAKKAVDAEPVLKAHQSHSAEIESQIDRICEMGEVMRKAVQMDDDQFCKIQEKLAQLELENKELRELLSISSESLRVRKENSVDTASQAIK; encoded by the exons ATGAGCTGCACCATCGAGAAGATTCTGACAGACGCTAAGACTCTACTGGAGAGGCTGCGGGAGCACGATGCGGCCGCCGAGTCGCTAGTGGATCAATCGGCGGCGCTGCACCGGCGGGTGGCCGCTATGCGGGAGGCGGGGACAGCGCTTCCGGACCAG TATCAAGAGGATGCATCCGATATAAAGGACTTGTCCAAATACAAACCTCACATTCTGCTGTCCCAAGAGAATACACAGATTAGAGACTTGCAGCAGGAAAACAGAG agCTATGGGTTTCCTTGGAGGAACACCAGGATGCTTTGGAACTCATCATGAGCAAATACCGGAAACAGATGTTACAATTAATGGTTGCTAAAAAAGCAGTGGATGCTGAACCAGTCCTGAAAGCTCACCAGTCTCACTCTGCA GAAATTGAGAGTCAGATTGACagaatctgtgaaatgggagaagTGATGAGGAAAGCAGTACAAATGGATGATGATCAATTTTGTAAGATTCAGGAAAAACTAGCACAATTAGAG cttgaaAATAAGGAACTTCGAGAATTATTGTCCATCAGTAGTGAGTCTCTTCGGGTCAGGAAGGAAAACTCAGTGGACACTGCTTCCCAAGCCATCAAATAA